GTCCTTTCCAGGGtgtttctctgccttgtgccctgggcTTCCTGGGTTGGCTCCAAGCAAACACTGCAACcctctactggataagcagttgtgGATGATGATTGGAGAGATGTTTTCTTAAAGGTGATGTGTTTTGCATCCTTTGAACATGCTCAGTGGTTTTCCTTTGGAAAGAACTTTATTTATGTACTTGAACATCCCCTTTGAGACAAGCAAACCTATTACAGCAGGTCACGCAATATGCAGATGGGAATTTTTCTTTCAtctaatttaaatatatttgcatatagtAGGCATGGGGACAAGTGCCTGCCATGATTATCTGTGTGATATACAGCATGACTCAGCATATCGACAAAGGAAGTAAAAGCCAGTTGTTTTCTTTATGAGAgatgattttaatttttatatctTAAGTACAGTCTATATTAGGTGTTAGTGTTTAGGACTTAATGTCAATATAAACTGAAAGACTGAACAGAGAGACATGCAAAGTTGACTGATTGCTCAGAGTTTTGTCAAAAGTATTTTGTGCTTCTCCAGCATCTTTCCACAGGTCTGATGGTGActgtgttgccatggaaactggCAGAAATTCTTACCAATGAAGAACATATCATCACTACTTTGTTTTAACGAGACATACTAATCAGAACACAGAACAGTAAAGAAAATCaattatattttaaagtaaatgttggttataaaatatttattataaaaggTAGTATAATATAAAGtcatgttttataaaaaaaagtaGTAGTTAATGCTGTGTATAGGAATAACATATTGTGAAAAATACTCAGTAGCCAGTAGGGGGAGCTAAAtaatcattcatccatcttccacactcctggtcagggtcactgggggcctggagcctatcccaggcagcgcatgcacaaggctggggtacagtctGGGCGGGATGTGAAttcattacagggcacatacacagtcatGCACTGCAGGCAAtacagagatgccagttagccgAGTGCAGAGTGCAGCTCACTGGGTTCGGAACCTGAGCCCACGACTGGGAGCAGAGCTGGACAGGCCGTCTGGCATACTGGGTATTTTCCCAATGGCCCAATGGGTATGTGGGCTGGTAAAATTTATCGTGGGGGACCCCAATGTCCGGGGcggatttttaatcccagtccagcacTGGCTGGCAAAGTAATCACAAGATAAAGTACTTCATTACTACTTAATTTtctatgttttaatgtttttcataCCTTTCATAACACCAGGAAGATGGTTAAGGTACATTTCATAGGATCTGACTGGGTAACATTAGAAGTCAGCAAACACTATGGATGTTTTATCTTTCGCTCTATGATTCCCACTGTGACTGTTTAGAGGAAGAAAGACTTAGTGTGTGATTAATGTGCTGAGACGGCcccactccagtcctggggggcctgcTGTATTACCTAAGCGTGATGTAAGCGTGAGAAGCAAAGGGCCCAGTTAGCAGCAAGCTGCCCCCCAATCAAAGGTGTCAATACAGAGATTACACAGAGCGCAGGTGATGCAACAGCCTGACCTCTTGCATGTGCTGAGAGCAGGGAAGGTAGGATCAGGTGCAGAGAGGCAGAAATGGGTGTGGGGAGTTTCTCTGTGTACATCCTTCATGGGGGGTGAGCTATTAGAGAAGCTCGTGGTACTCAAGGTCTGAAGGCCTAGCGAAGGTAAAACAAGAAATCTGACTGTAGTTTTCATTTATAAAGAAACTtctgaaaaaataaactgagAAAAACAGAGGCCAGATGATGAAGGTGAAGGACTGACAGGGAACCACCACATCCTGGGTGTAACTTTCCCCTCCGTTGATTTTACTGGATGTTGACTAGGAAATTCATGTTTACGCCTATTAGAAATTACACAATCAGCCCATATTTATGGGTTTAGGCCTCATGCCTCACGTCTCCAGTGCTGGGGATTTGCATTGTTTTCTATCTTAAACTAGGgtctgcaggagcacatgcaagcaagcatttcattgtacacaATACTCGTACtagtacacatgacaataaaaaagaaTTGTAACTGAATTGAAATTGTTATGGTTAAGGCAATGACAGTTAGCTATGTAGCAGTGCTGTAATCATTCAGTACAATTTAGAGTGCAACTATAACTGAGAATTATTGATAAGGTGTATAACACAGAATTATATTAACTATTACTGTTTGGTGTGTTTGAAAAATATGATGCTTTTCGCTTTATTATGTAATGTTTcgcaaaacaaattaaaagagctgaaagaaaaaaagaaaagaagtcAAACAGTCATTTTAAGGCATTTCAAACATGTGGTGAATTAATGACAAATcaattttcagaaaaaaatctttGTATTTGAGGAATATGctgaaaaaatgtttaaagatATAATGAGTTTCAACGACTTTCTAAACCACGGGTAAAACAGTCCATAGATTACAGGATTTAAAGTAGAATTAAAATAGCCGAGCCAGACTAAACCTTCATAAAGAACAGGAGGAGTTGCAAAGTCAATATAGGGATCAAGTAGGGAGCTGAGAAACAAAGGCATCCAGCAGAGTATGAAGGCGCCTACAACAATGCCAAGGGTCTTTGCAGCCTTTCGCTCTGAGCTGTGAGTTGTCCTCTTCCCATTTACCTGTTTAAAACATGGCTGCTGATTCATATCTCCAAGCTGTCTGACATGTTGTCTGGCTACCAAAAATATCTTAGCATAAAGGCCAATAATCACTGAACATGGCAGGAAAAATCCAATCAGAGTGTTTGGGGTGCTCCACTGTGCGTTGAACAGAAGGATGCAGCTCCCCAAGCAATTTATGGAAGCGATGTATTCATCTAGGCCCATCACATTAGCCTTAGAATAAAGGAGACCGTAGGAGTAAGAAGCAGCTGCAGCCCAGCTCAACGCTACCATCAGCCAAGCCACAGGAATGGTCACTGTGTCATGGTACCGCAGAGGATTGCAAACTGCCTGGTATCGATCAACCGCAATGGAAATCAGGTGGAAAATTGAAGCACATGAAAGGAAAATGTCAAAAGTGGAGTGTAATGAGCAGAAAGAATCTCCAAAGTACCAGCAGCCCTCCACTGATCTGATCATGCTGAAGGGCATCACGACGGCCCCCAGAAGCAGGTCAGCCAGGGCCAGTGACATCACCAGCATGTTGGTCGGTGTGTGCAGCTGCTTGAAGTGCGCGATGGAGATGATGACCACCAGGTTCCCCGTGATGGTCACGGTCATCCCCGACACAAAAAACACGTACAAGACAAACCTGGCAAATCCAGAGTAGCTACTTTTAACACACGTTCCATTAGCTGCTGGATAGCAGTACTGGTATGTTTCCAACTCTAGCGAAATGTTCATTTTTCTGCCACAAAGCAACACCAAAATAAAACAGTGTAGAGCTGTTGTCTTATAAGACCCTGCAATTGGCTGACATCCTTTCCAGGGtgtttctctgccttgtgccctgggcTTCCTGGGTTCGCTCCAAGCAAACACTGCAACcctctactggataagcagttatggatgatGAATGATGAGACGTTTTCTTAAAGGTGATGTGTTTTGCATCCTTTGAACATGCTCAGTGTTTATCTTTTGGAAAGAACTTTATTTATGTACTTGAACATCCCCTTTGAGACAAGCAAACCTATTACAGCAGGTCACGCAATATGCAGATGGGAATTTTTCTTTCatctaatataaatatatttgcatatagtAGGCATGGGGACAAGTGCCTGCCATGATTATCTGTGTGATATACAGCATGACTCAGCATATTGACAAAAGAGGTAGAAGccagttgttttattttataaatttgtatattttatgtcCAGTTTGTGTTAGGTGATAATGTCTATGTGATTAATGCAATATAAATTCTTAAATTGAACAGGATCATCACTACTTTGTTTTAACGAGACATACCGATCATAACACAGAACAGTAAAGAAAATCAATTACATATCAAATTAAATGTTGGTTaaacaatatttattataaaagcTAGTCTACTGTAAAGTCATGTACTATTAAAAATAGGCTTAAATAGTATTATatatagcataatactatataaTATAGTATTACTCAGTAGCCAGTAGGGGGTGCTAAATAATCATTCATCTATCTTCCAcactcctggtcagggtcactgggggcctggagcctatcacaggcagcgcatgcacaaggctggggtacagtctGGGTGGGATGTGAAttcattacagggcacatacacagtcatGCACTGCAGGCAAtacagagatgccagttagccgAGTGCAGAGTGCAGCTCACTGGGTTCAGAAACTGAGTCCACGACTGGGAGCAGAGCTGGACAGGCCGTCTGGCATACTGGGTATTTTCCCAATGGCCCAATGGGTATGTGGGCTGGCAAAGTTTGTCGTGGGCGACCCCAATGTCCAGGGcagatttttaatcccagtcaggactggctggcagagtaatcaAACCACTGTATGACTGGGGCaatggtggcctaatggttagggaaagGCACTTGTAATTGTAAGAATGCTGGTTTGAACCCTTGACCAGCACTGTATCACTGAGGTACTCTGAGCAAGGTAcagcccccaagcactgctccccagacactgaattagctgctgcttgtgatgtcacatatgggttagatgcagaggacacatttgtttttgtgtgtcagCAATGGTCTCTAAATTCTGTAATCATACCAtcagagccctggctgggagagtaatcataccaaCACAAACCATCTAGCTCATTATGAGATAGCGAACAACATACAGATCAAATAAGGATATTTACATTAGAGTGAAACTCAGTAATTTAGTAGCTTTGTCTTTTTGAGATGGACAAGATTATTTCTTTGGCTTCTTTTCTGATTAAACACAATattgtaaataaatatgtgaaataaacatatatgagtcttattgctgttatgttttaatgtttttcataCCTTTCATAACCGCAGGAAGGTGGCTAGGGTACATTTCATAGGATCTGACTGGGTAACATTAGAAGTCAGCAAACACTATGGATGTTTTATCTTTCGCTCTATGATTCCCACTGTGACTGTTTAGAGGAAGAAAGACTGAGTGTGTGATTAATGTGCTGAGACGGCcccactccagtcctggggggcctgcTGTATTACCTAAGCGTGATGTAAGCGTGAGAAGCAAAGGGCCCAGTTAGCAGCAAGCTGCCCCCCAATCAAAGGTGTCAATACAGAGATTACACAGAGCGCAGGTGATGCAACAGCCTGACCTCTTGCATGTGCTGAGAGCAGGGAAGGTAGGATCAGGTGCAGAGAGGCAGAAATGGGTGTGGGGAGTTTCTCTGTGTACATCCTTCATGGGGGGTGAGCTATTAGAGAAGCTCGTGGTACTCAAGGTCTGAAGGCCTAGCGAAGGTAAAATAAGAAATCTGACTGTAGTTTTCATTTATAAAGAAACTtctgaaaaaataaactgagAAAAACAGAGGCCAGATGATGAAGGTGAAGGACTGACAGGGAACCACCACATCCTGGGTGTAACTTTCCAACCCTTGGATTTCACTAAATGTTGACTTGGAATTCTCTGTTTACTCCAATCAAAATTAAACAATCCATTAGTCTGCTCTTTTTATGGCTGTAGGCCTCTTGTGTGACGTCTTTAGTGCTGGGGATTTGCTTTGTTTTCTATGTTAATCTATGGTTAGTGTAGTGGCACTTAGC
This window of the Paramormyrops kingsleyae isolate MSU_618 chromosome 19, PKINGS_0.4, whole genome shotgun sequence genome carries:
- the LOC111843038 gene encoding trace amine-associated receptor 13c-like, with product MNISLELETYQYCYPAANGTCVKSSYSGFARFVLYVFFVSGMTVTITGNLVVIISIAHFKQLHTPTNMLVMSLALADLLLGAVVMPFSMIRSVEGCWYFGDSFCSLHSTFDIFLSCASIFHLISIAVDRYQAVCNPLRYHDTVTIPVAWLMVALSWAAAASYSYGLLYSKANVMGLDEYIASINCLGSCILLFNAQWSTPNTLIGFFLPCSVIIGLYAKIFLVARQHVRQLGDMNQQPCFKQVNGKRTTHSSERKAAKTLGIVVGAFILCWMPLFLSSLLDPYIDFATPPVLYEGLVWLGYFNSTLNPVIYGLFYPWFRKSLKLIISLNIFSAYSSNTKIFF